In Oncorhynchus nerka isolate Pitt River unplaced genomic scaffold, Oner_Uvic_2.0 unplaced_scaffold_992, whole genome shotgun sequence, the genomic window GGAAAGTATTGATAGATTTAAATGCCACAGACCCAGACGAGGGTTCCAATGGTCAGGTGGTTTATTCATTCAGTGGTTACGCCCCGGATAGAATCAGAGAACTCTTCTCTATAGATTCTAGAACGGGACTCATAAAAATACAAGGAGAGATTGACTACGAGGAGAACCCTATTATAGAAATAGATGTTCAGGCTAAGGATTTAGGCCCTAACCCCATCCCAGGCCACTGTAAAGTAACTGTGAATGTGATTGACAGGAATGACAACTGGCCCTCCATAGGGTTTGTGTCTGTGAGGCAGGGGGCCATTAGTGAAGCAGCCCCACCAGGCACGGTCATCGCCCTGGTCAGAGTCACGGATAAAGACTCTGGGAGAAACGGGAAACTCCAGTGTAGAGTCTTGGGGAACGTTCCGTTTAAACTAGAGGAGAACTACGACAACTTCTACACCGTGGTGACGGACAGGCCTCTGGACAGAGAACAGCAGGACGAGTACAACGTCACCATCGTCGCCAAGGACAACGGCACGCCGCCCCTTAACTCCACCAAGTCGTTCACGGTGAAGATTCTAGACGAGAACGATAACGTTCCGCGTTTCACCAAAGCTGTGTATCTGCTCCAGGTGCCGGAGAACAACATCCCCGGGGAGTATCTGGGTTCCGTCCTCGCTCTAGACCCGGACCTGGGCCAGAACGGAACCGTGTTCTACTCCATCCTCAACTCCAACGTGAGCGGAGGAGACGTCAACACCTTCGTGAACGTGAACGCGGCCAACGGGGCGATCTACGCCGTGAGGTCATTCAACTACGAACAAATCAAATTCTTTGATTTTAAGGTCTTGGCGAAGGATGCCGGGTCTCCTCACCTGGAGAGCAACACCACGGTCAGGGTCAGCGTCTTAGACGTTAACGACAATATCCCCGTCATCGTTCTCCCGCTGCTCCTGAACGACACGGCGGAGATCCACGTGCCGCGGAACGTCGGCGTAGGTTACGTCGTCACCACGGTGAGGGCGGTCGACAACGATTACGGCGAGAGCGGGCGGTTGACCTACGAGATCTCCGACGGTAACGAGGAGCATCTGTTCGAGATGGACCCGGTGACGGGCGAGGTACGGACCGCCCACCCCTTCTGGGAGGACGTCAGCCCCACGGTGGAGCTGATCGTCAGGGTGATGGACCACGGGAAGCCCACCCTCACCACCGCCGCACGCCTCATCGTCAAGGCCTACAGCGGACCGCTGCCGGGCGGCGAGCCCCACATCAACGAAGAGCATCACAACTGGGACACCTCGCTCCCTCTCATCGTCACCTTATCCATCATCTCTATGATGCTGCTGGCTGCCATGGTAACCATCGCCGTGAAGTGCAAACGGGAGAACAAGGAGATTAGGACGTACAACTGCCGCATCGCGGAGTACTCTCACCCGCAGCTGGGCAAAGGCAAGAAGAAGAAGATCAACAAGAATGACATCATGCTAGTTCAGAGCGAGGTGGAGGAACGGGACGCCATGAACGTCATGAACGTGGTGAGCTCCCCGTCGCTCGCCACCTCCCCCATGTATTTCGATTACCAGACGCGGCTGCCGCTGAGCTCGCCCAGGTCGGAGGTCATGTACCTCAAGCCCACGGCCAACAACCTGTCGGTGCCCCAGGGACAGGGCCACGGCGTCGGCTGTCACACGTCCTTCACTGGCCCGGTGACTAACACCACAGATACCCCCAGTAGCAGGATGTCCATTATACAGGTAGGAACAAGAAACCATTCAACTAGGGTTTTATTGATTCATGTGAACCTTTGTTTGTTTAGGTGACCAGGGAAGTCACGTTAAGATTCAAATTCCTTTCTTGTTGGAATGGAAATTTGTGTTTGGCTTTACATGTGTCTGACACAGCAAACAGACAGAAAGCAGGACAGCATTGTGATTATCCACCATATTCCTTCCTCCTACCCCTCATCCATCTCCTCTGCTTCAGATCTTTTCCCTCTCTACTTAATGGACTGATGTACTGGAGTGTAGGTATAGTGTAacacgagtgagagagagatggagatatggaaagagagagagagagatagagatggaaatatggaaaaagagagggaaggagagagggagagttggagatatggaaagagagagagagaaagagagagagagagagagagagagagagagagagagttggagatatagaaaagaggagagagttggagagagagagagagagagagagagagttggagatatagaaagagagggagagagagttggagagttggaaagaagagagagacacagagagagagatagttggagatatgggaaagagaggagagagagatagttggaGAGTTGgagatatggaaagagagagggacagagtgagagagaaagagaggtggggtgCATGGCGACAGGCAGGTCATGCTGCAcaccgtggagagagagagagagagagagagagagagagagggacagggagagagagagtggagccgGTGACATCATGACAAATCGATTCTGTTTAATATTTAGGAAGATGTATCATGTGTTGAAATCCAGACCTCTTCAACCAGACGTCATCCCACGGCCGTTTTATTACAGAATTACACTTTAATGCATCTCTCTGTGACGGTGtgattttgttgttttgttgttttgttgttttgacaATATCGCGATGTTATTTCTTTGCACTGGTTGGCTGTGTCTTGTTATTTCTTTGCACTGGTTGGCTGTGTCTTGTTATTTCTTTGCACTGGTTGGCTGTGTCTTGTTATTTCTTTGCACTGGTTGGCTGTGTCTTGTACcaaaaactccagtatttttccttcatagcttgttctctaTCTTCTTTTTATTAACGAGGGAGACCATTTgtttcctcatcctctctcttgtccctcgGCAGCAGACATAGTGGTGAGcgatatgtttggaacatcaaatcgcagtTTCCAAATTTGAATACATGTAGAATAGTGAGAATCGCAGTACGTAGGGCCTCGACACACAGTACGTATGGCATCGACACACAGTACGTAGGGCCTCGACACACAGTACGTATGGCATCGACACACAGTACGTAGGGCCTCGACACACAGTACGTATGGCATCGACACACAGTACGTATGGCATCGACACACAGTACGTATGGCATCGACACACAGTACGTATGGCATCGACACACAGTACGTATGGCATcgacacacagtattacacataGTGTTCGATATTACCTATAGTGTTCCATATTAATAACTGTTCTATCAGGGTTCTATCTGATAGGTTATTGGGTTCTAATAGATACATTATTGGGTTCTAATAGATATATTATTGGGTTCTAATTGATATATTATTGGGTTCTATCTGATATATTATTGGGTTCTATCTGATATATTATTGGGTTCTATCTGATAGATTATTGGGTTCTAACTGATAGATTATTGGGTTCTGACTAATATTTTATTGGGTTCTATCTGATAGATTATTGGGTTCTAATTTATGTTATTGGGTTCTAACTGATATATTGTTTGGTTCTAATTTATATATTATTTGGTTCTAATTGATATATTATTGGGTTCTATTTGATAGATAATTAGGTTTTAACTAATATGTTATTGGGTTCTAACTGATATATTATTGGGTTCTAACAGAGATTATTGGGTTCTATCGGATATATTATTGGGTTTTATTGGAAATATTTTTGGGTTCTATCTGATATATTTTTGGGTTGTAACTTATATATTATTGGGTTCTATTGGAAATATTATTGGGTTCTAGCTGATATTATTGGGATCTATCTGATATATTATTGGGTTCTATCTGATATATTATTGGGTTCTAACTGATATATTATTGGGTTCTAACTGATAAATTATTGGGTTCTAACTGATATATTATTcggttctatctgatatatcatTGGGGTGTAACTGTATAAACCCACTGTATGTCAACTAACCCCTCCCTGAGAAGACTTGGAAGTCCATCAGCTTAGTCTTTATCCATGTGTAATCTGCAGGGTCTCATAGTTCTACCTGTTGTACTACTACAGTGTCTTAATCAGGACTTTAACCTCGTCTGACATGTCTTTAAACAGGCTTAGtgccacagacagagagagacacactggagggatggggggggggctAAGCCAAATCACCCCCTCAGTCCTCACAAAGAGGGTTTAACTGGgaacagagaagagcagagatTTCCAGAAAAATACACAGCAGTAGTATCTGTAGCATGTAGCATGTGGCTAGCTGGGGGCTCACAGCAGTAGTATCTGTAGTCTGTAGCATGTGGCTAGCTGGGGGCTCACAGCAGTAGTGTCTGTAGTCTGTAGCATGTGGCTAGCTGGCGGCTCACAGCAGTAGTATCTGTAGTCTGTAGCATGTGGCTAGCTGGGGGCTCACAGCAGTAGTATCTGTAGTCTGTAGCATGTGGCTAGCTGGCGGCTCACAGCAGTAGTATCTGTAGTCTGTAGCATGTGGCTAGCTGGCGGCTTACAGCAGTAGTATCTGTAGTCTGTAGCATGTGGCTAGCTGGGGGCTCACAGCAGTAGTGTCTGTAGTCTGTAGCATGTGGCTAGCTGGCGGCTCACAGCAGTAGTATCTGTAGTCTGTAGCATGTGGCTAGCTGGCGGCTCACAGCAGTAGTATctgtagtacatttacattacatttaagtcatttagcagacgctcttatccagagcgacttacaaattggagtcTGTAGCATGTGGCTAGCTGGCGGCTCACAGCAGTAGTATCTGTAGCATGTAGCATGTGGCTAGCTGGCGGCTCACAGCAGTAGTATCTGTAGTCTGTAGCATGTGGCTAGCTGGCGGCTCACAGCAGTAGTATCTGTAGTCTGTAGCATGTGGCTAGCTGGCGGCTCACAGCAGTAGTATCTGTAGCATGTAGCATGTGGCTAGCTGGCGGCTCACAGCAGTAGTATCTGTAGTCTGTAGCATGTGGCTAGCTGGGGGCTCACAGCAGTAGTATCTGTAGCCTGTAGCATGTGGCTAGCTGGGGGCTCAGGTCATTTTCAGTTCGGTGTCAATGACTCAGGTCATTTCTGGAGTTTCTAGTTGTATGTACAGACCAACGTTCATTTCTATTCTGCTGGACTGACTGAGGTGGGATCATTGTGATGGTTGGCGAGGCGTTCCTATGCAGAGCCACCGCTGCCTGTTGTCAGCCCCTCTCAGGATATCCCACATGCCTCTATTGTCAGGCAGCTGCAGGTCAAAGGTGACTCAGAAACCGTTGGTGCTTTCTAAAGGGGGAGGGGTTCACTGCTGGGGGTTTCTGCTGCCTCTAAGGCTCTAGTGTACAGGTGACTCAGAAACCATTGGTGCTTTCTAAAGGGGGAGGGGTTTCTAAAGAGGGAGGGGTTTCTGCTTCCTCTAAGGCTCTAGTGTAAAGGTGACTCAGAAACCGTTGATGCTCTCTAAAGGGGGAGGGGTTTCTAAAGGAGGAGGGGTTTCTGCTTCCTCTAAGGCTCTAGTCTAAAGGTGACTGAGAAACCGTTGATGCTCTCTAAAGGGGGAGGGGTTTCTAAAGGGGGAGGAGTTTCTAAAGGGGGAGGGGTTTCTGCTTCCTCTGAGGCTCTAGTGTAAAGGTGAGGTATTATATCAGACTGCAGGCCAaatgctcttctctctcctcctcctcctcctcctcctcctcctgtaccAGACCCACTAGTTGACCCTGTACCAGACCCACTAGTTGACCCTGTACCAGACCCACTAGTTGACCCTGTACCAGACTGTTGTGTTGTGTCCCTTCCTTACATTAGTCATACATGCCGTTGTATTGAATtatttatgagagagagagagagagaggagagagagagaggagagagagagagagagagagagagaggagagagagagagaggagagagagagagaggagagagagagaggagagagagagagagagagagagagagagagagagagagagagagagagaggagagagagagagagagagagagagaggagagagagaggagagaggagaggagagagggagagagagagaggagagagagaggggagagagagagagagagagagaggagagagagaggagagagagagagagaggagagagagagagagagagagagagaggagagagagaggagagagagagaggagagagagagagagagagagagagagagacagagagagagaggagagagagaggagatagagagagaatcaGCTTTCATCTGAGGACATAAAGGTAGTTTttatttttcctctctctctctcaaataatTTTAAGGACTtctttaacattgccaaagcaagtgaagtagataataaacaaaagtgaaattaacaacaaaaatgaacagtaaacattacactcaaaagtttcaaaagaataaaacatgtcaaatgtcatattatatatatacactgttgtaatgatgtgcaaatagttaaagtacacaagggaaaataaataaacataaatataggttgtatttacaatggtgtttgttcttcactggttgaccttttcttgaggcaacaggtcacaaatcttgctgctgtgatggaacactgtggaatttcacccagtagatatgggagtttattggGTTGGTTTTcaaattctctctctgtctctgtctctgtctctctctctctctctctctctccctctctctctctctctctctctctctgtgtgtgtgtggacagtaacCCGAAGCTAGGCAGAGCAGAGTGGTGTGGTA contains:
- the LOC115128042 gene encoding LOW QUALITY PROTEIN: protocadherin-17-like (The sequence of the model RefSeq protein was modified relative to this genomic sequence to represent the inferred CDS: substituted 1 base at 1 genomic stop codon) produces the protein MYLSILFFLLLWAQALALKNLNYSVNEEQGPGTVIGNIAKDAKLGLGQGGQGKKSNFRVLENSAPHLIDVDPESGLLYTKQRIDRETLCRRNPKCQLSMEVFANDKEICMIKVDIVDINDNSPTFPSDQIDIDISENAAPGTRFPLTSAHDPDAGENGLKTYQITRDDYNLFSLDVKSRGDGTKFPELVIQRPLDREERNHHTLILTATDGGEYPRSGTMQINVKVIDSNDNSPVFEQPSYVVEIPENSPPGKVLIDLNATDPDEGSNGQVVYSFSGYAPDRIRELFSIDSRTGLIKIQGEIDYEENPIIEIDVQAKDLGPNPIPGHCKVTVNVIDRNDNWPSIGFVSVRQGAISEAAPPGTVIALVRVTDKDSGRNGKLQCRVLGNVPFKLEENYDNFYTVVTDRPLDREQQDEYNVTIVAKDNGTPPLNSTKSFTVKILDENDNVPRFTKAVYLLQVPENNIPGEYLGSVLALDPDLGQNGTVFYSILNSNVSGGDVNTFVNVNAANGAIYAVRSFNYEQIKFFDFKVLAKDAGSPHLESNTTVRVSVLDVNDNIPVIVLPLLLNDTAEIHVPRNVGVGYVVTTVRAVDNDYGESGRLTYEISDGNEEHLFEMDPVTGEVRTAHPFWEDVSPTVELIVRVMDHGKPTLTTAARLIVKAYSGPLPGGEPHINEEHHNWDTSLPLIVTLSIISMMLLAAMVTIAVKCKRENKEIRTYNCRIAEYSHPQLGKGKKKKINKNDIMLVQSEVEERDAMNVMNVVSSPSLATSPMYFDYQTRLPLSSPRSEVMYLKPTANNLSVPQGQGHGVGCHTSFTGPVTNTTDTPSSRMSIIQTDNFPAEPNYMGSRQQFVQSSSTFKDPERASLRDSGHGDRXVISCYCGVSDQDTNKGSCCDMSAKEALKMKATG